From the genome of Dickeya aquatica, one region includes:
- a CDS encoding GGDEF domain-containing protein: protein MYLNLELFKRGRTSLNSLNVFMMTLAGCNIGAHARISNLDLSVFWPVNIIIAVLFYRCRYLNTPWFYGVSYAAMVLQDALFYGWGVNAFTINSANIIFIFVLNQLLNWPSFTSRRETDMTSSLYVFVSCMLAAIACGVAGALAQQPWPNFSQPLFRGYFLDWFSDQFYTSVLFLPLLFTLQSRIALKIPTVQWLDTLPLLMLILSVCVAPLFGPVAILAFPLPALTWCAIVYPLWLIRLITLCTGATELILCAEHMHAIYSAQDPYFMHHITIMRIGIAATIFSPLMMATNARTIRQLNARLLQQASHDFLTKTLSRYGFTEALTAHGHRATASQHTVNIMLIDIDYFKRINDNFGHECGDEILRQVAGVIKQTVAEQGLVSRIGGEEFVVVCFDYSPGAFYQLADRLRQHIQQTTFLFYHQAVPVTVSIGIAHAPSPGQPLVETVHQLFPLADKNLYTAKREGRNRTVQ from the coding sequence ATGTATCTGAATTTGGAGCTATTTAAACGCGGCAGAACCAGCCTGAACAGCCTCAATGTGTTCATGATGACGCTGGCAGGCTGTAATATTGGTGCGCACGCCAGAATCTCCAACCTTGATCTTTCGGTATTCTGGCCGGTGAACATCATTATTGCGGTACTGTTCTACCGTTGCCGATATCTTAACACGCCCTGGTTTTATGGCGTTTCCTATGCCGCAATGGTGCTACAAGATGCGCTGTTTTATGGCTGGGGGGTGAATGCCTTTACCATAAACTCGGCCAATATTATTTTTATTTTTGTTCTTAATCAGTTACTTAACTGGCCGAGCTTTACCTCCCGCCGTGAAACGGATATGACCAGTTCACTGTATGTGTTTGTGTCTTGTATGCTGGCCGCTATCGCCTGCGGTGTCGCCGGTGCGCTGGCGCAACAGCCGTGGCCGAATTTTTCACAGCCGTTATTTCGTGGTTATTTTCTCGACTGGTTTAGCGATCAGTTCTATACCTCAGTCCTGTTTTTACCTTTGCTGTTTACGCTGCAAAGCCGTATTGCACTGAAGATACCCACCGTGCAGTGGCTTGATACATTGCCGCTATTGATGCTTATCTTATCGGTGTGTGTCGCGCCGCTGTTTGGCCCGGTCGCCATTCTGGCCTTTCCCCTGCCGGCGTTAACCTGGTGTGCCATCGTTTACCCGCTGTGGCTTATCCGACTTATCACACTGTGCACCGGCGCGACGGAACTTATCCTCTGCGCCGAACACATGCACGCTATCTATAGCGCGCAAGACCCGTACTTCATGCACCACATTACGATTATGCGTATCGGTATTGCGGCGACTATCTTCAGCCCGTTGATGATGGCCACCAACGCCCGTACCATCCGTCAGTTAAATGCCCGCTTGCTGCAACAAGCCAGCCACGACTTTCTCACCAAAACACTGTCACGCTACGGGTTTACTGAGGCGCTCACCGCCCACGGGCACCGTGCGACAGCTTCGCAGCATACGGTGAATATCATGCTGATTGATATTGATTACTTTAAGCGTATCAACGACAACTTCGGTCATGAATGCGGCGATGAAATTTTGCGTCAGGTTGCAGGCGTCATTAAGCAAACGGTTGCCGAGCAAGGGCTGGTCAGCCGCATCGGCGGTGAGGAGTTTGTGGTGGTGTGTTTTGACTACTCGCCCGGTGCATTTTATCAACTGGCCGACAGGCTGCGACAACACATCCAGCAGACGACATTTTTGTTCTACCACCAGGCGGTGCCCGTCACGGTCAGCATCGGCATCGCCCACGCCCCGTCACCGGGTCAGCCGCTGGTGGAAACCGTGCATCAGCTATTCCCGCTGGCGGATAAAAATCTCTATACCGCCAAGCGTGAAGGCCGTAATCGCACGGTGCAATAG